The sequence TCCCGGCGGCGAGTGAGCTCATCAACCAACTGATGACCCTGATCATTGACGGTGTGCGCGATAATCCGGTGCTGCGTCATAAGCTGTTCCAGATTGACTATCTGACCACGCAAAGCAATCAGGCGATTGTCTCTCTGCTCTACCACAAAGCGCTGACCGACGAATGGCGCGAACAGGCAGAAGCCCTGCGCGATGCGCTGCGTGCGCAGAACATCAATGTCCACCTGATTGGCCGCGCGACCAAAACCAAAATCATGCTGGATCAGGATTACGTCGATGAGCGTTTGCCGGTGGCGGGTAAAGAGATGATTTATCGTCAGGTCGAGAACAGCTTCACTCAGCCGAACGCCGCGATGAACGTGCAGATGCTGGAGTGGGCGCTCAAGGCGACGGAAGGATCTAAAGGCGACCTGCTTGAGCTGTACTGCGGTAACGGCAACTTCTCCCTGGCCCTGGCACGTAACTTTGATCGCGTTCTGGCAACCGAAATTGCCAAGCCGTCAGTTGCCGCCGCGCAGTACAACATTGCCGCTAACCATATCGACAACGTGCAGATCATTCGTATGGCCGCAGAAGAGTTCACGCAGGCCATGAACGGCGTGCGGGCGTTTAACCGCCTGGAAGGGATCGACCTGAAGAGCTACCAGTGTGAGACGATTTTTGTCGACCCGCCGCGCAGTGGCCTGGACAGCGAAACCGAAAAGATGGTGCAGGCGTACCCGCGCATTTTGTACATCTCCTGTAACCCGGAGACGCTGTGCAAGAACCTCGAAACATTAAGCCAGACGCACAACGTTGAACGTCTGGCGCTGTTCGATCAGTTCCCGTATACGCACCATATGGAGTGCGGCGTTTTACTTACCGCACGGTAATCTGTAGGCCGGTTTTGGCAGGTGGCGCTTCGCTTACCTGCCCTACAAATAATTCATTACTCTGGTAACTGGCTCTTACGGCTACGCATGCGCGAGCCAATCCAGAATACCAGCGCCACAGACAGTACCGCAGGGAAGAAGTTAGATCCGATATCCGGATACTCCGCACGCACCACGGTGCTATACAGCAATACGCCCAGAATAAAGCAGGCAGCGGCCAGCCCCGGTAACCCCACCGGCATGGTGCGGTTCAGGTAACGTTGATGCAGGCAGTACACCGTCAGCACCAGCGCAATAAGCGGGAAAATCGAAAACGGAACAATTGAGCTAAAAATAGCGGCAAACGTCCCATTAATGGATAAGCCAGCGATCAATGCCAGCAACAGCGTCCCTTTATCCTGACCTGACTGTTTCATTACTCACCTTCACTCTTCGGTTTGATGTGCCAGTTTCTCTTGTTCACGGCGATACCAGTAGTACGCGCCTTTGGAGATCATCCTGAGCTGCAATACCAGTCGCTCTTCGAGCTGTTTGCGTTGTTCAATGCTGACATCCAGCGCTTCGGCACCCGCGCTGAAAACAATCGTCACCATCGCCTCAGCCTGTGCTTCAGTAAACGCACGCGGCATATGGTTTTCGAGTTCAAGATAGTCGGCAAGTTCCGCGATGAAGTGCTGAATTTCACGCGCGACGGCGGCACGAAACGCCGCCGATGTGCCCGAACGCTCGCGCAAAAGCAGACGAAACGCGTTGGGGTTATTGCCAATAAATTCCATAAAGGTCGACACGGAGGTGCGTATCACGCTACCCCCTTTGGCGATACGCTGACGTGCCTGGCGCATCAGCTGGCGCAGCATCAGACCGCTTTCATCGACCATGGTCAGGCCCAGTTCATCCACATCACGGAAATGACGATAGAAGGACGTTGGCGCAATCCCGGCCTCGCGTGCGACTTCGCGCAGGCTCAAACTGGCAAAACTCCGCTCGGCACTCAGTTGACTGAATGCGGCTTCCACCAGCGAACGCCGGGTTTTCTCTTTTTGTTGTGCTCTTACGCCCATCACGATAGTTGAATCCTTCCAAAGGCCTGCTGGCACTATACCAGAGAATAAAATTAATCTGTTTGCCTGGCTTTGTGAATGATTGTTTACGTGCGGTTTGTGCTCCACTGCCGGAAAAAAGCACAACGATAATTGGGTTACCCTGGCAATGATGTTATGATTCTGTTGCTTTTATGTATAAGAACAGGTAAGCCTTACCATGCCACATTCCTACGATTACGACGCAATAGTTATTGGTTCCGGCCCCGGCGGCGAAGGCGCTGCTATGGGTCTGGTGAAACAGGGAGCCAGAGTAGCGGTCATTGAGCGCTACCATAATGTCGGCGGCGGTTGCACCCACTGGGGTACCATCCCTTCAAAAGCCCTCCGCCACGCCGTTAGCCGCATTATCGAATTTAACCAGAACCCTCTTTACAGCGACCACTCCCGACTTCTTCGTTCCTCCTTTGCCGACATCCTGAATCATGCGGATACCGTCATTAACCAGCAGACGCGCATGCGCCAGGGGTTTTATGAGCGTAACCACTGTGAGATTTTGCAGGGCAACGCGCATTTTGTGGATGAACACACCCTGGCACTTGAATGCCACGACGGTTCGGTTGAGACACTCACCGCCGAAAAATTTGTGATTGCCTGCGGATCGCGCCCTTACCACCCGGCCGACGTCGACTTCTCGCACCCGCGCGTTTACGACAGCGACTCGATTCTGAGCCTGCACCATGAACCCCGCCACGTCATTATCTATGGCGCAGGGGTCATTGGCTGCGAATATGCGTCGATCTTCCGCGGAATGGATGTCAAAGTTGATCTCATCAACACGCGCGACCGCCTGCTGGCATTCCTCGATCAGGAGATGTCAGACTCTCTCTCCTACCACTTCTGGAACAGCGGCGTGGTGATTCGCCACAACGAAGAATACGAGAAGATTGAAGGTTGCGACGACGGTGTGATCATGCACCTCAAGTCCGGTAAGAAGCTGAAAGCGGACTGCCTGCTGTACGCCAACGGTCGTACCGGCAACACCGATTCCCTGCAGCTGGAGAATATCGGACTTGAGACCGACAGCCGCGGTCAGCTGAAGGTCAACAGTATGTACCAGACTGCCCTGCCGCACGTTTACGCGGTCGGCGACGTGATTGGTTACCCAAGCCTGGCCTCTGCCGCTTATGACCAGGGCCGTATTGCCGCACAGGCGTTGGTGAAAGGTGAAGCGACGGCGCATCTGATCGAAGATATCCCGACCGGCATCTATACCATCCCGGAAATCAGTTCCGTAGGGAAAACCGAGCAGCAGCTGACGTCAATGAAAGTGCCATATGAGGTGGGTCGCGCGCAGTTTAAACATCTGGCGCGGGCGCAAATTGTCGGAATGAGCGTGGGGACGCTGAAAATCCTGTTCCATCGCGAGACGAAAGAGATCCTCGGCATTCACTGCTTTGGTGAGCGCGCGGCGGAAATCATTCACATCGGCCAGGCGATTATGGAGCAAAAAGGCGGCGGTAACACCATTGAGTACTTCGTTAACACCACCTTTAACTACCCGACTATGGCGGAAGCCTATCGGGTCGCCGCGCTGAACGGCTTAAACCGCCTGTTTTAACGCGTTATCGAAATGGCCATCCATCGCACCGCGGATGGCCTCTGCCAGCTGCTCATAGCGGCTGCGCAGCGGTGACCCCGGACGATAAACAAGGCCGATCGTGCGACGCGGTTCCGGCTTAATGCACGGCAGATAAACCACGCCGTCACGCTTACGCTCGCGCGGCACGGCCAGCGCAGGCAGCAGCGTAATCCCGCTTCCCGCCGCCACCATATTACGCAGCGTTTCCAGGCTGGTTGCGCGGAAATGGGTATCTTCGTCGGCACCCGCTTCAAAGCAAAAGCCCATTGCCTGATCGCGCAGACAGTGGCCATCTTCCAGCATCAGCAGCTTTTCACCGGCCAGATCGGCCATCGGCACGCGATCGCGGTTCGCCCACGGGTGATCTTCATAGATCGCCAGCATCATTGGCTCATCGAACAGCGGCACTTCAATAAACGCTTCGCTCTCTTTCACCAGCGCCAGAATAGCGCAGTCAAGCTTGCCGCTATCTAACTGCGCCAGCAGTTGATGGGTTTGCGCTTCATGCAGGTACATTTCGAGTTTTGGGAAAGTCTGGTGCAACATTGGAATGATGTGCGGCAAAAGATACGGGCCAACGGTTGGGATCAGGCCAATATGCAGTGGGCCGGACATCGCTTCCCCCTGCTGGCTTGCCATTTCCTTGAGCACTTTGACCTCGCGCAGCACGGTGCGCGCCTGATCCACCAGCAACAAACCGGCCTGGGTGAACAGTACCTTACGACTGGTGCGCTCCAGCAGCATCACGCCCAGCTCATCTTCCAGCTTGCGGATCTGACCGCTCAGCGTCGGCTGGCTGACGTGGCAGGAATCTGCAGCACGGCGAAAATGGCGGTGCTCGGCTAGCGCTACCAGGTATTCAAGATCACGAATATTCATTATTCATCCTCCGTCGCCACGATAGTTCATGGCGATAGATAGCATAGCAACGAACGATTATCCCTATCAAGCTTTCTGTTGAATAATACACCACATAGACGAGGCGGCACGTGTTTGACCCTTGACGTCCCCGCACCGTCATCGAGTTTCTCTCAAAACTCGAACAACTAAAGCCAACGTGAACTTTTGCGGACCCCGTGGTCCGCTTTTTTTTTGCGCAAAAAAGCCCGAGGTAAACGCAAAATGGCAACCGAAGTTGCCATTTTTAGTGTTTGCTCCCTCTCCCTGTGGGAGAGGGCCGGGGTGAGGGCACCCACCCGCACCGATCAAACCAACCGGTTTTTCGCATCCGTAATCGCCTGCGCGACCTGCTTCGGCGACACGCCGCCTTTCGCGGCACGCTTATCCAGGCAGGATTGCAGCGCCAGAATCGGATAGACATCCTCCCCGATAACCGCACTGAACTTCTGCAGGTCAGCAAGCGCCAGGTCTTCCAGCGGTTTACCCTGACGAATCGCCTCCACCACCGCTTCGCCCACAATATGGTGCGCTTCACGGAACGGTACACCCTTCGCGACCAGGTAATCCGCCAGCTCGGTGGAGTTGGCATACCCCTGCTGCGCCGCTTCCTGGCAGCGCGGACGTTTCACCTGAATGCCATCCAGCACCAGCGCACCCATATGCAGACAATCCAGCCAGGTGTCGAGCGCGTCGAACAGCCCTTCTTTGTCTTCCTGCATGTCTTTGTTATACGCCAGCGGCAGCCCTTTCAGGGTCATCATCATGCCGGTCAGCGCGCCCTGCACGCGGCCACATTTGCCGCGGATCAGCTCCAGCGCGTCCGGGTTTTTCTTCTGCGGCATCAGGGAAGAGCCTGAGGTCACGCGGTCGGACAGCTCCACAAAACCGGCTTCACCGGAGTTAAAGAAGATCAGGTCTTCGGCAAAGCGCGACAGATGCACCATCCCGATAGACGCATTGGAGAGCAGCTCCAGTACATGGTCACGGTCAGAGACGCTGTCCAGGCTGTTACGGGTGGCGGACGCAAAGCCCAGCCAGCCTGCGAGCTGTTCACGGTCGATTTCATACGCGGTACCGGCCAGCGCGCCGCTGCCCAGTGGGCTGACATCCAGACGTTTCAGGGTGTCCTGCAGACGGCTTTCGTCACGCGCCAGCATCTCAACATAGGCCAGACACCAGTGGGCAAAGGTCACCGGCTGCGCGCGCTGCAGGTGGGTATAGCCCGGCATCACGGCGTCCTGGTTGTTCTGCGCGGTCTCTACCAGCGCGCTCTGCAGCTGACGGTTAGCTGCCAGCAGCTCGCCAACGGTCTCTTTACACCACAGCTTCAGGTCGGTAGCAACCTGGTCGTTACGGCTACGGCCGGTGTGTAGCTTTTTACCCAACTGACCGACTTTGTCGATAAGTTTGCCTTCCACCCAGCTGTGAATATCTTCGGCATCGCTCTGCAGGATTTGCTGCGGATCCAGACGCACCTCTTCCAGAAGGTTATTCAGCGCCTCTTCCAGTTGCAGCTGCTCCTCTGCGGTCAGCACGCCAACGGTTACTAGCGCTTTGGACCAGGCCACAGAGCCGACAATATCCTGTTCGGCCAGGCGGTAGTCGAAGCGCAAAGAGTCATTGAACTGTTTGAACCGCTGATCCGCTGCCTGTGTAAAACGCCCACCCCAAAGTGCCATAACATGCTTCCTTAATATCTTTGAATTTCACTGCCCGGTGACGCTGCGCTTACCGGGCCTACAAAACATTAAATCGATTACGCTAAAATACGCGTGCCAATCGGCGTGCCGTTAAACAGCGCCGGCAGTTGTTCCGCGTGACGCCAGGAGGCGATATCCACCGGGCGACCCAGCGTGCGAGCGGCATCCAGCGCGGCGTTCACTTTGACGATCATGCCGTCAGTAATGATGCCCTGCGCGATCAGCTGTTCGGCTTTGGCCGCGGTCATTTCCGCGATGCGCTGGCCTTTGCCGTCCAGAATGCCGCTCACGTCGGAAAGCAGGATCAGGTCTGCGCCCAGCGTAGCCGCCAGAGCCGTTGCCGCCTGATCCGCGTTAACGTTCATCAGCTCGCCCTCTTCGGTCACGCCGATAGAGCTCACCACTGGCAGGAAACCACCTTCCAGCAGCGTGTTAATCAGCTTAGGCGAACCCGGCTGCGCCAGTCCAACGTGGCCCAGTTCTTCATCGAGCTGGGTCACTTTTACGCTGTCGCCATCCCCCAGACAGAGGCCAACGGAGGCGATATGATGTTTCTTCGCCCATGCCAGTAGCGTTTTGTTCGCCGTTCCCGCCAGCGCGCCGGTAATGATGTCAATCTGGTCAGCGGGCGTGACGCGCAGGCCGTTTTTCTTTTTCACCGGCAGGTTGAGCCCTTTCATCAGCTCATCTACCACGCAGCCGCCGCCGTGCACAATCACCAGCGGACGTTGGTGTGATTCACGATAGTTCACCAGCGCGGTAAACAGACGCTCCAGCGCTTCTTCGCTGTCCAGCAGTACACCACCGAGTTTGATAATTAATGGGTTCATCATCACACCTTAAATAAGAGCCTGCGTTTCAGGGAAGCCGAAACGAATATTTGCACACTGCATTGCCTGTGCGGCAGCGCCTTTGAGTAAGTTATCTTCTGCAGCGACCACAATCAGGTGCTCGCCCTGTACGGCAAAGCCGATGTCGCAGAATGGCAGCCCGACCACATTTTTCAGCGCCGGCACGCCTTTGTCATACAGACGCACCAGCGGTTTATCCGCATACGCCTGCGTGAAGACCTCGCTCACCTGCTCTTTGGTCACGCCCGGTTTCAGGCGGCAGGTGATGGTTTCAAGGATCCCGCGCGGGAAGCTGCCCAGATGCGGCGTGAAAATGACGTCCGTACCCAGATGCGTCGTGATTTCAGGGTGATGGCGGTGATTAAACACGCCATACGGCTGAAGGCTCACTTCGCAGAAGCTATTAGAGATCGCCGCTTTGCGCCCTGCTCCGCTCACGCCGCTGGTGGCGTTGATCACCGGCCACTGATTCAGATCCAGCAGACCTGCGTCGATCAGCGGTTTCAGGGAAAGTTGCGCCGCCGTCGGGTAGCAGCCCGGCACGGCAATCAGATCCGCTTCTTTGAGTTTGTCTGTGCTCCACTCCGCCAGGCCGTAAACCGCTTTTTCAAGCAGATCGGGGTGCTGATGGGTGAAACCGTAATATTTTTCGTAGAACGCGCCGTCGTTAACGCGGAACGCGCCGGAGAGATCGAACACCACGCAGCCGGCTGCCAGGAACTGCGGTGCCAGGTCATGACTGACTTCGTGCGCAGTGGCTAAAAACACCACGTCAACGCCGTCGGTGAACTCACTGATGTCAGACATCGGCTGCAGCGGCAGATCGACAATGCCCAAAAGCCACGGATGCAAATCGGAAATTAACTTTCCTGCATCATTGCTTTGCGCTGACACGGTCAAAGCGGTTATGGTCATATGTGGATGGCGATTCACGTAGCTTACAAGCTCTGCGCCCGCATAACCGCTAGCGCCTACAATCAGCGTATTCAACATCGGGTTCCTTTATGCTCAACGTTAATGTATTTTTATTCACATTTATTGCATGAATATTGATACTATCACGACCTAAGGTGTGTCAACAATGAAAATGAACTTACCGCCATTTATCGAGATCTACCGCGCCCTGATTGCCACACCGTCCATCAGTGCAACGGAAGAAGCGCTGGATCAAAGCAATGAGTCTTTAATCAATCTGCTGGCGGGTTGGTTTAGCGATCTTGGGTTTAACGTTGAGGTACAGCCCGTCCCCGGAACCCGTCATAAATTTAACCTGCTGGCCAGCACCGGAACCGGTGCGGGCGGCCTGCTGCTTGCCGGTCATACCGACACCGTGCCGTTTGACGATGGCCGCTGGACCCGCGATCCGTTCACCCTGACCGAGCACGACAACAAACTCTATGGTCTCGGCACCGCCGACATGAAAGGCTTCTTCGCCTTTATCCTCGACGCGCTGCGTGACGTGGACGTGACAAAACTGAAAAAGCCGCTCTACATTCTGGCGACCGCCGACGAAGAGACCAGCATGGCGGGCGCGCGCTACTTCTCTGAAAACACGTCGATTCGCCCGGATTGCGCCATTATCGGCGAACCGACTTCACTGCAACCGATTCGCGCGCATAAAGGCCATATCTCGACGGCCGTGCGCGTGCTGGGCCAGTCCGGCCACTCCAGCGATCCGGCGCGCGGCGTAAATGCGATTGAGCTGATGCATGACGCCATCGGCCGCATCATGACCCTGCGCGACTCGCTGAAAGAACGTTATCACTATGACGCGTTCACCGTGCCGTATCCGACCCTAAACCTCGGCAGCCTGCACGGCGGCGATGCCTCCAACCGTATCTGCGCCTGCTGCGAACTGCATATGGATATCCGCCCGCTGCCGGGTATGACGCTGAGCGATCTCGACGGCTTGCTGAATGAAGCGCTGGCCCCGGTGAGCGAGCGCTGGCCGGGCCGCCTGACGGTCTCCGAACTGCATCCGCCGATCCCGGGTTATGAGTGCCCTCCGGATCACCAACTGGTTGAAGTGGTGGAAAAACTGCTTGGTGAAAAAACCGACGTGGTGAACTACTGCACCGAAGCGCCGTTCATTCAGACGCTGTGTCCGACGCTGGTCCTTGGCCCTGGCTCCATTAACCAGGCGCACCAGCCGGATGAGTATCTGGAAACCCGCTTCATCAA comes from Enterobacter kobei and encodes:
- the trmA gene encoding tRNA (uridine(54)-C5)-methyltransferase TrmA — its product is MTPEHLPTEQYDAQLAEKVVRLQSMMTPFNAPVPEVFRSPVSHYRMRAEFRIWHDGDDLYHIIFDQQTKSRIRVDSFPAASELINQLMTLIIDGVRDNPVLRHKLFQIDYLTTQSNQAIVSLLYHKALTDEWREQAEALRDALRAQNINVHLIGRATKTKIMLDQDYVDERLPVAGKEMIYRQVENSFTQPNAAMNVQMLEWALKATEGSKGDLLELYCGNGNFSLALARNFDRVLATEIAKPSVAAAQYNIAANHIDNVQIIRMAAEEFTQAMNGVRAFNRLEGIDLKSYQCETIFVDPPRSGLDSETEKMVQAYPRILYISCNPETLCKNLETLSQTHNVERLALFDQFPYTHHMECGVLLTAR
- a CDS encoding YijD family membrane protein, translating into MKQSGQDKGTLLLALIAGLSINGTFAAIFSSIVPFSIFPLIALVLTVYCLHQRYLNRTMPVGLPGLAAACFILGVLLYSTVVRAEYPDIGSNFFPAVLSVALVFWIGSRMRSRKSQLPE
- the fabR gene encoding HTH-type transcriptional repressor FabR; translated protein: MMGVRAQQKEKTRRSLVEAAFSQLSAERSFASLSLREVAREAGIAPTSFYRHFRDVDELGLTMVDESGLMLRQLMRQARQRIAKGGSVIRTSVSTFMEFIGNNPNAFRLLLRERSGTSAAFRAAVAREIQHFIAELADYLELENHMPRAFTEAQAEAMVTIVFSAGAEALDVSIEQRKQLEERLVLQLRMISKGAYYWYRREQEKLAHQTEE
- the sthA gene encoding Si-specific NAD(P)(+) transhydrogenase produces the protein MPHSYDYDAIVIGSGPGGEGAAMGLVKQGARVAVIERYHNVGGGCTHWGTIPSKALRHAVSRIIEFNQNPLYSDHSRLLRSSFADILNHADTVINQQTRMRQGFYERNHCEILQGNAHFVDEHTLALECHDGSVETLTAEKFVIACGSRPYHPADVDFSHPRVYDSDSILSLHHEPRHVIIYGAGVIGCEYASIFRGMDVKVDLINTRDRLLAFLDQEMSDSLSYHFWNSGVVIRHNEEYEKIEGCDDGVIMHLKSGKKLKADCLLYANGRTGNTDSLQLENIGLETDSRGQLKVNSMYQTALPHVYAVGDVIGYPSLASAAYDQGRIAAQALVKGEATAHLIEDIPTGIYTIPEISSVGKTEQQLTSMKVPYEVGRAQFKHLARAQIVGMSVGTLKILFHRETKEILGIHCFGERAAEIIHIGQAIMEQKGGGNTIEYFVNTTFNYPTMAEAYRVAALNGLNRLF
- the oxyR gene encoding DNA-binding transcriptional regulator OxyR encodes the protein MNIRDLEYLVALAEHRHFRRAADSCHVSQPTLSGQIRKLEDELGVMLLERTSRKVLFTQAGLLLVDQARTVLREVKVLKEMASQQGEAMSGPLHIGLIPTVGPYLLPHIIPMLHQTFPKLEMYLHEAQTHQLLAQLDSGKLDCAILALVKESEAFIEVPLFDEPMMLAIYEDHPWANRDRVPMADLAGEKLLMLEDGHCLRDQAMGFCFEAGADEDTHFRATSLETLRNMVAAGSGITLLPALAVPRERKRDGVVYLPCIKPEPRRTIGLVYRPGSPLRSRYEQLAEAIRGAMDGHFDNALKQAV
- the argH gene encoding argininosuccinate lyase yields the protein MALWGGRFTQAADQRFKQFNDSLRFDYRLAEQDIVGSVAWSKALVTVGVLTAEEQLQLEEALNNLLEEVRLDPQQILQSDAEDIHSWVEGKLIDKVGQLGKKLHTGRSRNDQVATDLKLWCKETVGELLAANRQLQSALVETAQNNQDAVMPGYTHLQRAQPVTFAHWCLAYVEMLARDESRLQDTLKRLDVSPLGSGALAGTAYEIDREQLAGWLGFASATRNSLDSVSDRDHVLELLSNASIGMVHLSRFAEDLIFFNSGEAGFVELSDRVTSGSSLMPQKKNPDALELIRGKCGRVQGALTGMMMTLKGLPLAYNKDMQEDKEGLFDALDTWLDCLHMGALVLDGIQVKRPRCQEAAQQGYANSTELADYLVAKGVPFREAHHIVGEAVVEAIRQGKPLEDLALADLQKFSAVIGEDVYPILALQSCLDKRAAKGGVSPKQVAQAITDAKNRLV
- the argB gene encoding acetylglutamate kinase; this translates as MMNPLIIKLGGVLLDSEEALERLFTALVNYRESHQRPLVIVHGGGCVVDELMKGLNLPVKKKNGLRVTPADQIDIITGALAGTANKTLLAWAKKHHIASVGLCLGDGDSVKVTQLDEELGHVGLAQPGSPKLINTLLEGGFLPVVSSIGVTEEGELMNVNADQAATALAATLGADLILLSDVSGILDGKGQRIAEMTAAKAEQLIAQGIITDGMIVKVNAALDAARTLGRPVDIASWRHAEQLPALFNGTPIGTRILA
- the argC gene encoding N-acetyl-gamma-glutamyl-phosphate reductase, which gives rise to MLNTLIVGASGYAGAELVSYVNRHPHMTITALTVSAQSNDAGKLISDLHPWLLGIVDLPLQPMSDISEFTDGVDVVFLATAHEVSHDLAPQFLAAGCVVFDLSGAFRVNDGAFYEKYYGFTHQHPDLLEKAVYGLAEWSTDKLKEADLIAVPGCYPTAAQLSLKPLIDAGLLDLNQWPVINATSGVSGAGRKAAISNSFCEVSLQPYGVFNHRHHPEITTHLGTDVIFTPHLGSFPRGILETITCRLKPGVTKEQVSEVFTQAYADKPLVRLYDKGVPALKNVVGLPFCDIGFAVQGEHLIVVAAEDNLLKGAAAQAMQCANIRFGFPETQALI
- the argE gene encoding acetylornithine deacetylase, which encodes MKMNLPPFIEIYRALIATPSISATEEALDQSNESLINLLAGWFSDLGFNVEVQPVPGTRHKFNLLASTGTGAGGLLLAGHTDTVPFDDGRWTRDPFTLTEHDNKLYGLGTADMKGFFAFILDALRDVDVTKLKKPLYILATADEETSMAGARYFSENTSIRPDCAIIGEPTSLQPIRAHKGHISTAVRVLGQSGHSSDPARGVNAIELMHDAIGRIMTLRDSLKERYHYDAFTVPYPTLNLGSLHGGDASNRICACCELHMDIRPLPGMTLSDLDGLLNEALAPVSERWPGRLTVSELHPPIPGYECPPDHQLVEVVEKLLGEKTDVVNYCTEAPFIQTLCPTLVLGPGSINQAHQPDEYLETRFIKPTRELITQVVHHFCWH